The following is a genomic window from Deltaproteobacteria bacterium.
CGAAGGACAACTCGGTGACAATACGACGGCATTGGTTGGCGGTCAATTCTCGATCGGCGATATCGGGCTTGCCACTCAGTTTGTGAACCTGCGCCACGCCAAGTTTACGGTCGACGCCGGTCGCTGGCCGAAGCTGGCGAAGTACATCGCGAAGGTGCACGCGCGCCCGTCGTTCGCCGCCGTGATTGCCGAAGAAGAGGCGATGTTTAAGCCGAAGGGGTAACGGTCTGTCCAGGCAACGTTGAGGAATGTCATTCCGAAAGGCCCCTCGACTTCGCTCGGGGTAAACTCCGCGACGAGGAATCTCATGAGGGCAGGACTAACACGAGATTCCTCGCCTCCACTACGTTCCGGCTCGGAATGACACCTCTTGGTATTGCGAAGAAATACCAGAGACAGAGAGTTGAACAGGAGGACATCATGCCAGAGTTCGCGACCATTCTCTACGAAAACCCAACCGAACATGTTGCTCGTATCGTGCTGAACAAACCGGAAACCCGCAACTCGCAAGACACGCGCATGCTCTATGAGCTGAACGACGCGTTCGATATTGCCGCGCAAGACGACAAGGTCAAGGTCATTATCCTGGCCGCGAACGGGCCGCACTTTTCTTCGGGCCACGATCTGCGCGAACGGAATTCTTACGAAAACATGGCCGAGTTCGAGACCGTCGGCACCTGGTGTGGCTTCACCTGCGCGGGAGCCGAGGCGCAGATGGCACGTGAGAAAGAGATTTACATCGGATTCTGCGAACGTTGGCGGAACATTCCCAAGCCGACCATTGCTGCCGTGCAAGGCAAAGTGGTAGCAGGGGGGCTGATGTTGATCTGGCCGTGCGACATTATCGTGGCCAGCGACGACGCGCAGTTTTGCGACCCGGTGGTAAGCTTCGGCATCGGCGGCGTGGAGTTCTTTCAACACCCGTGGGAAGTGGGGGCGCGGAAAGCCAAGGAGATGCTGTTCACTTCGGATTGGCTCTCCGTCGAAGAGGCCAAACAGCTTGGCATGGTGAATCAGATTGTCCCGCGCGAGAAATTGCAGGATGCGGTAGTGGAGATGGCGCAGAAGATCGCCAAAAAATCCTTGTTCGCGCTCAAGTTGACCAAAGAGGCGGTCAATGTGGCCCAAGATGTTCAGGGCCGCGCCCAAGCCATGCAAACCTCTTTTGCTCTGCATCAACTCGCGCATACGCATTGGTCGAAACTGTACGGCATGCTGATGGACCCTACCGGCCTCCCGCCCGAAACGCAGAAAGCGTTGGGGATGAAGATCGAGAAGAAATAGAGAGATGCTCCTTATATATGAGGAAGGTTCCGGGCTTCTTTTTCTTCATCGGAGGAAGGCCGAAAGGAATAGCTCCGGACAAAGCCGCGCCGAATCACTCCCCGCGCTTTTACGTCGATGAATCGGGCTTGCTGCTCGGGGTGCGGGCGCTAGCGCATTTAACGGTCGATTATATGGAGCAAAAGCAGACCAAGCCGCTGCCTTGAAGGAATCCGCTATGGATGCAAAATTTCTGCGTGCGGATGAACTGGGGATACGCCTGGAGATCGTCGCTGGGCTACCGATTTGGGAGTCGCATCCGCTCTATCGACATCAGAAGGCGATCGATCGAATACGAGCAACCATCCAAAGAAGCGCGCCTAGTCCGGACAAGATCCAATGTGACTGCGTGCATATTGCCGACGTCTATGTGAGTTTTCCCGATGGCTCTTTGAAGCGACCGGATATCGCCATCTTTTGTCAGGAGCCACCGGAAGACGATGAGGCGATTACACTCGTTCCCGAGGCGGTCATCGAGATTGTTAGTAAAGGCTACGAGGCCAAAGACCTCGAAATCGGGCCGCACTTTTATCTGTCTCAGGGAGTTAAAGATGTCATTGTCTTTGACCCTTACACGCTCTTCGTGCTGCACGCGCGTCGAGACCGAACGACTCGGCAAGTCTCCCCGGTGGAGATCGCTTTGGAATGTGGCTGTACCTGTGTGGTGTAGGTCCAGGCGAACGTTGTTGCCGGTGGTCGAGCGCTTGCCCGTCTAACTGGTGCTGGTAAGATCGTGCCGAGTTGAGAAAGGAGGGATCCTGCTCATGACCCCAGAACAATTGCCGCGTATCCCGTATGCCGGTGTGGTCGATGCCGATGGCCACATCCTCGAAGTTCCCGATTTGTGGGAGAAGTATCTCGAACCGCAATATCGCGACCGCGCCGTGCGTATCCGCAAGGATGACCGTGGGCTGGAGTATCTGGAAGTCAACGGCAAGCCCTCGAAGATGGTGCGTAATGACGCACCAGCGACGATGGGGGTGATGGATCAACTGGTTGGCATCGAATACAAACGCGAGCCGACCGGCCTCAAATATGTCGATAACGCCTCGTTCGGTTCGATGGACGCCAAGGAACGACTCAAGCGGCTAGACATCGAGAACATCGAGTGCGCCTTGCTCTATCCCACGCTTGGTCTGCTGTGGGAACCGGAGTGCGAAGACCTCGAACTCTCCATGGCCTATGCCCGAGCCTACAATCGCTGGATCGTCGATTTTTGCTCTGATTCAAACGGACGGCTCGTGCCGATTGCCCACATTCCATTAGGGCTTCCCGATCTAGCCGAACAAGAACTCCGTCGTGCGGCGCAGGATGGCGTCAAAGGGTTTTTCGTGCCGCCGTTCATCTGGAGCCACAAGGTGCATGGTCACCCCGACCATCATCGAGTCTTCGCCGCCGCCCAGGAACTCGGCCTGCCGTGCGGCATTCACCCGTCCTTCGAGCCGCATTGGGCCGCGCCGACGCGCTTCGGCAAGATGACCGGGCGCGACACCGCCTTCTTTCAAAACGTCGTGCTTGGCAACGTCATTCGCGAGGGTTTCACTTCGCTCTTTCAATTTGGCGTCTTTGACAAGTTTCCAGAGCTGCGGGTCGTCATTCTGGAGATCGGCGCGGGCTGGGTTGGCTACTGGCTCGAACGCATGGATGCCGTGTACGAGTCGCCGATCGGCAAGAGCGTACCGCTGAAACACAAGCCGAGCGCGTATTTCCGGCGGCAGTGTTGGGTCTCCGGCGATCCGGATGAGCGTGCTCTCGCTGGGGTGATTCCCTTCGTAGGAGAAGATCGCTTCTTCTGGGCCAGCGACTTTCCCCACAGCGATCATCCGCCGGCGTACATCCCGAACCTGCAACGACTCGTCAATCTGATGCCGGAGTCCGCGCGCCCGAAGATTCTCGGGACCAACGTGCGCGAGTGTTATCGACTGAACTAAATCGATGCTCCTCACCCTGTCCCTCTCCTCGGAGAGGAGAGGGGACTTTCCCTCGCCCTTTTAGGGAGAGGGGTAGGGTGAGGGGAGAGAAATGAGAGCATCCCTTGCGTATTGGCCTCCTGACCGACACCCATCTCCCTGGCACCATCCGCGACTTGTGGGACGAAGTGCGAGAGATTTTCACCGGCGTTGACCTGATTCTCCATGGTGGAGATATTGTCTCGCCGCGCATCTTGGACTGGCTAAGCGGCATTGCCCCGACGCTGGCCGCGCGTGGCAATAACGATAGCGGCTGGGACGATCCGCGTGTGCAGAATGTCCACTGGCTGGATCTCGAAGGCTGGCGGCTGGCGATGATTCACGACATGGAGCCGGAGGAACGCCCGATCGAGGAGCTGAAACGCTATCACCTCAAAGGGCAGCATGCGGACATCATGATTACCGGACATACCCACTTCGAGCGCTTGGACTACCGCGACGGCGTGTTGCAAATGAACACCGGCAGTCCCACCCACCCGCATCTGTGGTCCACCCGCTTAGGGACGGTGGGACTGCTCGACATTACACCAGAGAAGGTTGAGGCGCGCATCGTGCGCCTGGGGGAATCCGCCGGGCAGGCGAATCCAGGCGTAGAGGCTTTCGTGGAGATCAAACGGGGCTGATGTCTCACCTGGTTTCCCACAGCTCACGCTGTGGGCTACGATCTCACGCCCCTGCGGGGCTTTGGAGCCAGAGGCGAAAGAATAGAGCCCATGGCGTGAGCCATGGGGGAACTGAGGGGTTGTCATTCCGAACCAGAACGAAGTGACGGTGAGGAATCTCGTGTTGGCTCTACCCTCTTGAGATTCCTCGTCGCGGAGTTTACCCCGAGCGTCCTTCGACTTCGCTGCGCTACGCTCAGGATGAGCGGAAGTGAGGGGCCTTTCGGAATGACAACCTCTCGCCGTCCGGTGGGCAAGCCGCCTTTTCCTTTTCCCCGCCTCTGTTTCTATGCTACAACCGGCCTCTGAAAGGAGACAGTTGTGCCACTCATTCCCCGCCCGACACACGAGTACTACGTCTTTCTGGCGTCGCCCGGCGATGTGAACCCGGAACGTCAGGCGGTCAGAGATTTCTTCAAGAACCTTAATGATAAGTTGGTAGCTGCTGACCGTAGCCATCGTTTCGTCATCATAGATTGGGAAAACTACGCCACGATAGGCGTCGGTCGTCCGCAAGACCTCATCACGCAGCAAACGCTCGAACGCTATCGAGAACAGCTCGCATTGGTTATCGGTATCTTGGGGCAACGCTTCGGTTCTCCATCTGGTACACACGAGTCCGGCACGGAGGAAGAATTTGAGTGGGCACTCCAGCACCGTTTGCACGCTGGCTGGCCGGAGATTAAATGGTTTTTCGGCGAAGGCCCCTCACTTAAAAAATCTGCTGATCCCCAGCAAAGGCAGAAGGATTTTGAGCAGTGGGACAAGGTTTGCGCCTTTCGAGAACGTTTGCTGGAGGAAAAAAAGATCTTCTGCGGAGACTTTACCGACACTGCCAATTTTCGCGACGTTCTCCGTGACGACTTGGAGCGCTGGCTCAACAACCCGGAGCGTCCGTGGAACGCTTCGGCTTTGCCGCTGAAGAAATCCGTGCGGCGGCGTGAGCCTAAAACTGAGGCTCTCCCGCCCGCCCAGCGCGAAAAGCTACTGGCCGATTACCTCACCTACGTTATCGAACGCACGCAGGATTTGCCGTTACATGGCATCTATTCGCCCAAGGGCGAGCAGTTTCGTGTGAAGCTGGAGCAGGTATTTGTCTCGTTGAAGGCCGCGCGCACCCGGACGGCTGAGGCGGAACGGGCGTGGCTGCGTAAGGAGCAGCGCTTGATGCCGGGGGATGACGAAGCCGTTGCTGGCGAGTCGGATACCCTGACCATGGAAGCCGCGCTGAAGGCGCATCGACACCTCGTGATTTTGGGCGTCCCTGGCTCGGGCAAGACGACGTTGTCGCAGTATGTGGCGCTGTGTTATGCGCGGGATCGTGCGCCCGGCTCAACTTCAACGCTGGTGCGCGACCGCTTGCAGCTTGAGGAACGCGGCCACGTGCCGCTGTTGCTGCTGTTGCGCGACTTGGGCAAATACTTCAAAACCTACGCCCCGGTTGACGATGGTACGGAGGGGCTGTCGCGACTGCTGGAGTTTTTTCACCGCGCGTTGCAGGACAACCATCTTGCCGTGCCCAAGGATTTTTTTGAGGAGGATTTGCGGCAGGGGCGGGTGGTGGTGCTGCTGGATGGTATGGATGAGGTCGGGGATCGTGAGCTGCGTCGCCGCGTGGCACGCATGATCGAAAATTTCGCGGCGCGTTATCCCTTGTGTCGGATCATCGTGACCAGCCGCATCGTCGGCTATGAAGACGAGACCCGCCTGGAGAGAGATTTTGCCATCACCACGATTCGCGATTTTACCCCGGAGGATGTCCGTCTTTTCTTGCAGCAATGGCATCGCCATGTTGCTGAACTCGACTACGGTCCGGGCGAGCGTGCATTACTGGAAGCGGAACACAACACCACACGCTTGCTGCAGGAGATTGAAACCCATGACCGGCTCGGCGATCTTGCCATCAATCCGCTGATTCTTACGGTGATTGCTCTGTTGCACCGGGAAGACCTGAAGCTGCCTGAACGGCGCGTCGATCTGTATGGCCGGGTGGTAGAGCTGCTGCTGGGACGCCGGGATGAACGGCGGGGGGTAGAAAGTGGCGCGGTGTTCGAGCAGCTCGTCTTTGGCTTGGAGGAGCGCCAGGAGGTGTTTCAAGCCATTGCATTGGCGATGCATAGCGCCACGTCCAAGGAGATTGCTCTCGATGATCTGAAGGATTTGCTGAAAGCCGACTTCGAGCGGCGAACGACGGATCGCGGCGCGATCAAGCGGGCGGTGGAGCGGTTCCTTAAAAGTGTCTTGGAACGCACCGGGTTGCTGGTCGATGCCGGGAACGAGGTCTACCGCTTCTCTCACCTCTCTTTTCAGGAATATCTGGTGGCGCGACAGATGGCCGAGAGCGAGACCTATGTGCCCGATACCTTGGCGCGGCTTGCCGATCCGTTCTGGCGGGAAGTGATCTTGCTGGAATGTGGCTGTTTGTCGAAGGAGCGTAGGAATCGGCTGATTCGCGCCATTGCCGAGGCTCCGGTGGCAAAGGAACGCACGGGGCCGCTGCATAACCCGGTACTGGCGGCGGATTGCCTGCACGATGCCGGGCTGGGGAAAGTCGATGTCGCGGTACTGACCGAGCTGCGGCACCAATTGCAGAGCGTGGTGGAACAGCCGTTGCCAGAGGATACCGACCAAGAAAGGCGTAGGGCTTTTACCGTGCGGCGGGTGACAGCGGCGCAGGCATTGGGGCGGATTGCCGACGACGCGAAAAACGCTCAGGAGGCGTTAGCGCTGGAACACTCGTATTGGTCCCTGCCCTACGGTGAACCCGAGTGGGTGACGATCCCCGCTGGGGAGTTTTCCATGGGGAGTGCGCCGGGGGATGACTTGGCTTATGACAACGAAAAGCCGCTCCATCGGGTCTTCGTGTCGGAGTTTCGCCTGGCCCGCACGCCGGTGACGAACGTGCAGTACTGGCTCTACGTCCAGGAGACGGAGGTTGATCTGCCAGCCCATTGGCGGGGGAAATCACCAGCGCGGGATATTTGGACTCATCCGGTGATCTACGTGAATTGGGAAGATGCCCAGGCCTACTGCGCGTGGCTGGGAGCAAAGATTGGCAAACCTGTGCGGTTACCCACTGAGGCCGAGTGGGAGAAAGCCGCGCGTGGCGACCGGGATACTCGCCGGTATCCCTGGGGAGACCAGTTTGATGTCGCGCGGTGTAATAGTGGGGAGCTGTGGGAAGGGACTGAAGCCGGGGGGACAAGTCCGGTCGGGCTTTTCCTTGAAGGCGTGTCGCCGTATGGCTGTCTGGACATGAGCGGT
Proteins encoded in this region:
- a CDS encoding amidohydrolase; its protein translation is MTPEQLPRIPYAGVVDADGHILEVPDLWEKYLEPQYRDRAVRIRKDDRGLEYLEVNGKPSKMVRNDAPATMGVMDQLVGIEYKREPTGLKYVDNASFGSMDAKERLKRLDIENIECALLYPTLGLLWEPECEDLELSMAYARAYNRWIVDFCSDSNGRLVPIAHIPLGLPDLAEQELRRAAQDGVKGFFVPPFIWSHKVHGHPDHHRVFAAAQELGLPCGIHPSFEPHWAAPTRFGKMTGRDTAFFQNVVLGNVIREGFTSLFQFGVFDKFPELRVVILEIGAGWVGYWLERMDAVYESPIGKSVPLKHKPSAYFRRQCWVSGDPDERALAGVIPFVGEDRFFWASDFPHSDHPPAYIPNLQRLVNLMPESARPKILGTNVRECYRLN
- a CDS encoding SUMF1/EgtB/PvdO family nonheme iron enzyme, translated to MPLIPRPTHEYYVFLASPGDVNPERQAVRDFFKNLNDKLVAADRSHRFVIIDWENYATIGVGRPQDLITQQTLERYREQLALVIGILGQRFGSPSGTHESGTEEEFEWALQHRLHAGWPEIKWFFGEGPSLKKSADPQQRQKDFEQWDKVCAFRERLLEEKKIFCGDFTDTANFRDVLRDDLERWLNNPERPWNASALPLKKSVRRREPKTEALPPAQREKLLADYLTYVIERTQDLPLHGIYSPKGEQFRVKLEQVFVSLKAARTRTAEAERAWLRKEQRLMPGDDEAVAGESDTLTMEAALKAHRHLVILGVPGSGKTTLSQYVALCYARDRAPGSTSTLVRDRLQLEERGHVPLLLLLRDLGKYFKTYAPVDDGTEGLSRLLEFFHRALQDNHLAVPKDFFEEDLRQGRVVVLLDGMDEVGDRELRRRVARMIENFAARYPLCRIIVTSRIVGYEDETRLERDFAITTIRDFTPEDVRLFLQQWHRHVAELDYGPGERALLEAEHNTTRLLQEIETHDRLGDLAINPLILTVIALLHREDLKLPERRVDLYGRVVELLLGRRDERRGVESGAVFEQLVFGLEERQEVFQAIALAMHSATSKEIALDDLKDLLKADFERRTTDRGAIKRAVERFLKSVLERTGLLVDAGNEVYRFSHLSFQEYLVARQMAESETYVPDTLARLADPFWREVILLECGCLSKERRNRLIRAIAEAPVAKERTGPLHNPVLAADCLHDAGLGKVDVAVLTELRHQLQSVVEQPLPEDTDQERRRAFTVRRVTAAQALGRIADDAKNAQEALALEHSYWSLPYGEPEWVTIPAGEFSMGSAPGDDLAYDNEKPLHRVFVSEFRLARTPVTNVQYWLYVQETEVDLPAHWRGKSPARDIWTHPVIYVNWEDAQAYCAWLGAKIGKPVRLPTEAEWEKAARGDRDTRRYPWGDQFDVARCNSGELWEGTEAGGTSPVGLFLEGVSPYGCLDMSGNVWEWVSDWFDESYYQKSPERNPQGPVKGDYRSLRGGSWRLHSRSARASRRSWDGPGNRGGRYGLRCAQ
- a CDS encoding Uma2 family endonuclease; this translates as MDAKFLRADELGIRLEIVAGLPIWESHPLYRHQKAIDRIRATIQRSAPSPDKIQCDCVHIADVYVSFPDGSLKRPDIAIFCQEPPEDDEAITLVPEAVIEIVSKGYEAKDLEIGPHFYLSQGVKDVIVFDPYTLFVLHARRDRTTRQVSPVEIALECGCTCVV
- a CDS encoding YfcE family phosphodiesterase, translating into MRIGLLTDTHLPGTIRDLWDEVREIFTGVDLILHGGDIVSPRILDWLSGIAPTLAARGNNDSGWDDPRVQNVHWLDLEGWRLAMIHDMEPEERPIEELKRYHLKGQHADIMITGHTHFERLDYRDGVLQMNTGSPTHPHLWSTRLGTVGLLDITPEKVEARIVRLGESAGQANPGVEAFVEIKRG
- a CDS encoding enoyl-CoA hydratase: MPEFATILYENPTEHVARIVLNKPETRNSQDTRMLYELNDAFDIAAQDDKVKVIILAANGPHFSSGHDLRERNSYENMAEFETVGTWCGFTCAGAEAQMAREKEIYIGFCERWRNIPKPTIAAVQGKVVAGGLMLIWPCDIIVASDDAQFCDPVVSFGIGGVEFFQHPWEVGARKAKEMLFTSDWLSVEEAKQLGMVNQIVPREKLQDAVVEMAQKIAKKSLFALKLTKEAVNVAQDVQGRAQAMQTSFALHQLAHTHWSKLYGMLMDPTGLPPETQKALGMKIEKK